Proteins encoded by one window of Salvia splendens isolate huo1 chromosome 5, SspV2, whole genome shotgun sequence:
- the LOC121803917 gene encoding WUSCHEL-related homeobox 6-like, which translates to MEDATGSRQQQGEAAEQPVRSRWTPKPEQILILETIFNSGMVNPPKDETVRIRKLLEKFGSVADANVFYWFQNRRSRSRRRQRQVQASLTAADHPSGIHYDHTFSPNSLSYTMPNPGSSSSFGHNSGGFSGYPGLMQEFEQNPVFCEAEVQSQMMTVFVNGVATEVGRGPVDVKAMFGGDLVVYHSSGLAVEMNEYGILMQGLQHGESYFLVIILCWLMFLVVDSVGCA; encoded by the exons ATGGAAGACGCCACCGGTTCACGGCAGCAGCAGGGCGAAGCCGCGGAGCAGCCGGTTCGGTCGCGGTGGACGCCGAAGCCGGAGCAAATCCTGATCCTGGAGACCATCTTCAACAGCGGCATGGTCAACCCTCCCAAAGACGAGACCGTCCGCATCCGGAAGCTTCTAGAGAAATTCGGCTCCGTCGCCGACGCCAACGTCTTCTACTGGTTCCAGAACCGCCGCTCCCGCTCCCGCCGCCGCCAGCGCCAGGTCCAGGCCTCCCTCACCGCCGCCGACCACCCCTCAGGAATCCACTACGATCACACCTTTTCCCCCAATTCCCTCTCCTACACCATGCCCAACCCAGGCTCCTCGTCCTCTTTCGGTCATAATTCGGGCGGGTTCTCGGGCTATCCCGGGCTTATGCAGGAGTTTGAGCAAAACCCCGTGTTCTGCGAAGCTGAAGTCCAATCTC AAATGATGACGGTGTTCGTGAACGGAGTGGCGACGGAGGTGGGGAGAGGGCCGGTGGATGTAAAAGCGATGTTTGGGGGAGATCTTGTGGTGTATCATTCGTCGGGATTGGCGGTGGAGATGAACGAATACGGAATTCTGATGCAGGGTTTGCAGCACGGTGAAAGCTACTTTCTG GTGATCATATTGTGTTGGTTGATGTTCTTGGTGGTTGATTCTGTTGGTTGTGCTTAA